Proteins from a single region of Chanodichthys erythropterus isolate Z2021 chromosome 13, ASM2448905v1, whole genome shotgun sequence:
- the mrpl41 gene encoding large ribosomal subunit protein mL41 produces the protein MGVLSALTRGLLRGADRMAEFTSKRGPRTFYKSRGARPTGVLTSSRKFIPVQAMIPQFVVPNLEGFNLKPYVSYKTPAGTEEPMTPEKLFSQVVAPQIERDIEEGVFNEENLEKYGLEKTQDGKLFKLYPKNFVR, from the coding sequence ATGGGGGTGCTGTCGGCGCTGACGCGGGGGCTCCTGAGAGGAGCGGACAGAATGGCAGAGTTCACGAGCAAGCGCGGGCCCAGGACATTCTACAAGAGCAGAGGCGCCAGACCCACTGGAGTCCTCACTTCCAGCAGAAAGTTCATACCTGTACAGGCCATGATACCACAGTTTGTGGTGCCTAATCTGGAAGGCTTTAACCTGAAACCCTATGTGTCATACAAGACCCCAGCAGGGACTGAAGAGCCCATGACTCCAGAGAAGCTCTTCAGTCAGGTGGTGGCCCCACAGATCGAGAGAGACATTGAGGAAGGGGTTTTCAATGAGGAGAACCTTGAGAAATACGGATTGGAGAAAACACAGGATGGGAAGCTGTTCAAGCTGTATCCCAAGAACTTTGTTCGTTAG